In Rhodopirellula islandica, one DNA window encodes the following:
- the ligA gene encoding NAD-dependent DNA ligase LigA: MPQDRFVASDSIASRVQQLVDEINHHNRLYYDDAAPEITDLQYDQLLAELNQLENEHPELRQPNSPTQLVGGAVVDQLVQVPHRVPMLSIDNTYSREELAAAMERIEKSLEGESVAWTMEYKIDGVAGSIRYENGELALALTRGNGQVGDDITHNIRTIRELPRSIADAARAHPEIAGGNVPEVLEVRGELYMTDADLADLNVRQTEAGHEPFKNTRNVTAGTIRLLDPKIAASRNIRFFCHGSGELVGVQAADHMTFLKHVEALGIPIAPDVVRFENKEDALQAIAKLELEMPDLPFEIDGIVFKVNSFEQREKLGVRSKSPRWVIAYKFERYEAITTLEAIDVQVGKTGTITPVAYLTPVDIADTTVSRASLHNADEIERLDVRVGDTVVVEKAGKIIPKVVRVEKHARTKPLPKFEFPTHCPRCDEPLTRDEGGVYIRCTNPACPAQLRQRLVYFGSRAGMDIDGLGEEVVDLLLQKELVENYADLYRLKVDELAELTWPRLRKGKGDEMIEVQFGRKNAESLVAGINESRTRGLARVLSSISIRHIGPRVAKLIAAKYWNLDLLRSAKAEDLAAIHEIGDRIAESLLKFIHSESGSQTLAELDAVGVTMSSPEPVESPDDTEDRPLAGKNIVATGTLQHYTRDGIKARIEELGGRAASSVSKKTDFVIAGEKAGSKLTKAESLGVEVLSEEEFRSRYETDDHEKRTSAFPG; encoded by the coding sequence ATGCCCCAGGATCGTTTCGTGGCCTCCGATTCCATTGCCAGCCGCGTTCAACAACTCGTCGACGAAATCAATCACCACAATCGTCTGTACTACGACGACGCGGCTCCTGAGATCACCGACCTGCAATACGATCAATTGCTGGCCGAGCTCAACCAACTCGAGAACGAACACCCCGAACTTCGCCAGCCGAATTCACCGACCCAGTTGGTCGGTGGCGCGGTGGTCGATCAACTGGTCCAGGTTCCTCACCGAGTCCCAATGTTGTCGATCGACAACACGTACAGCCGCGAAGAATTGGCGGCGGCGATGGAGCGAATTGAAAAATCGCTCGAAGGCGAATCCGTTGCCTGGACAATGGAATACAAAATCGACGGCGTCGCGGGTTCGATTCGTTACGAAAACGGGGAACTGGCACTGGCTCTCACACGAGGCAACGGGCAAGTCGGCGACGACATCACTCACAACATTCGTACGATTCGCGAATTGCCTCGGTCCATCGCCGATGCCGCTCGCGCCCATCCCGAAATTGCCGGTGGAAACGTCCCTGAGGTTCTCGAAGTTCGCGGCGAACTCTACATGACCGACGCCGACTTGGCCGACCTCAATGTCCGCCAAACCGAAGCCGGTCACGAACCGTTCAAGAACACACGCAACGTTACGGCGGGCACGATCCGCTTGCTCGACCCCAAGATCGCAGCTTCGCGAAATATTCGATTCTTTTGTCACGGCAGCGGCGAACTGGTCGGCGTTCAAGCCGCTGATCACATGACGTTCCTCAAGCATGTCGAGGCACTGGGCATTCCCATCGCACCGGATGTTGTTCGCTTTGAGAACAAGGAGGACGCCCTCCAAGCGATTGCGAAACTGGAACTGGAAATGCCCGACCTGCCATTTGAGATCGATGGCATCGTGTTCAAAGTCAACTCGTTCGAGCAACGCGAAAAACTGGGCGTTCGCAGCAAGAGTCCGCGCTGGGTGATCGCTTACAAGTTCGAACGCTACGAAGCCATCACCACACTCGAAGCAATCGATGTCCAAGTCGGCAAGACCGGCACGATCACGCCGGTCGCGTACCTGACGCCCGTCGACATTGCCGACACCACCGTCTCGCGAGCCTCGCTTCACAACGCCGACGAGATCGAACGGTTGGACGTTCGTGTCGGCGACACGGTGGTCGTCGAGAAAGCCGGCAAGATCATCCCCAAGGTCGTGCGGGTTGAAAAACATGCTCGCACCAAACCGCTTCCCAAATTTGAATTCCCAACTCATTGCCCAAGGTGCGACGAACCACTCACACGTGACGAGGGCGGCGTTTACATCCGCTGCACCAACCCGGCATGCCCCGCTCAACTTCGCCAACGACTGGTTTACTTCGGCAGTCGAGCGGGCATGGACATTGATGGTTTGGGCGAAGAGGTGGTCGATCTGTTGCTGCAAAAGGAACTGGTCGAAAACTACGCTGACCTGTACCGATTGAAAGTCGATGAACTTGCGGAGTTGACTTGGCCACGACTGCGAAAGGGCAAGGGCGACGAGATGATCGAAGTTCAATTCGGTCGCAAAAATGCCGAGAGCCTTGTCGCGGGGATCAACGAAAGCCGCACGCGTGGGTTGGCCCGTGTGCTGTCATCGATCAGCATCCGCCACATCGGACCTCGCGTCGCCAAATTGATTGCGGCAAAGTACTGGAACCTGGATCTGCTGCGTTCGGCGAAAGCAGAGGACCTCGCTGCGATTCATGAAATCGGTGACCGAATCGCCGAAAGCCTCCTTAAATTCATCCACAGCGAATCGGGTTCGCAAACGCTGGCGGAATTGGACGCAGTGGGCGTCACCATGTCGAGCCCCGAGCCAGTTGAATCACCAGACGACACGGAAGACCGGCCATTGGCAGGCAAGAACATCGTTGCGACAGGGACGCTGCAGCACTACACCCGCGACGGAATCAAAGCTCGGATCGAAGAACTGGGCGGACGGGCAGCGAGCAGCGTGAGCAAGAAAACCGACTTTGTGATCGCCGGTGAAAAAGCGGGCAGCAAACTCACCAAAGCGGAATCGCTGGGCGTCGAAGTCCTCAGCGAAGAGGAGTTTCGTTCACGGTACGAAACCGACGATCACGAAAAACGTACGTCAGCCTTTCCAGGCTGA
- a CDS encoding mechanosensitive ion channel domain-containing protein produces MEDWRQSPYAEMHVRAAQQSENRFRSAAQTSDPIAADIAEKNAELVQQWIVLAADYNQLASRVYAASEQFEATRTDYEDVNQKLTQHGLTPTIGLLLRHKKDQLEQWQIENSQTALASEALGKSRQQQLELDLIRLDGTEPEKQATEVLAAAGYDATRYGDPLRLQVEELLRQRSAWIRSLQIGYQDHQQKISELDSIATASQALADDYRMLIDRHVMWIRSDEPLGLSDAQNLKAGMAALFDSNRSGDFGPTFERKISTNPVGAIGLLVGVVLILVLRWVAKSALIAIGSRKRMRKASPHKRKLFAGVLTVLVASGIPAILFWVGRWLGTGVVSEATLHASDAFCAASLVAWLIEVPRQWLRAEGYLDQHVDIEMPRRPRAMKYLTIIGMGLVIAAYTITLMSEVDHGMWRGSVARVGFILTMLLAAWTMHLTLRPVGGFLEPLIEKFCGSVIHRGRFLMYLAGIGLPLFLIALSTLGYSVTTHEIIQRIIFTAVTLMSTAILWAGVKYVSAEAWDLLTGTRSTKQAQEEYDEPEAGRVAGALGEHFLELKHHLAFLCQCALVLSAVVCFGWLWIDVFPNVRMGNPELWTVDDTVQQASVNAMGQTVMQSVVETTPVTAVHLLLAAGTLFVAFQLAKLLPALFDALVLQRVSFDEGMEHFTLVLGRFLLFSVGCFIACKWIGVRWHTIQWLAVGLMIGLGFGLQDMVRNLFGGFIVLFEKPARLGDLITVGNFTGRVAAQRLRTTVLSDDDGREVIIPNKNFVSDDVVNWMGAGRLCVIPMEVAVTRDERPADLCRTLQELMIEQPDVLLTPAPQATLVCVGQRSQRIEVRAWIEQGQNADRYRDQLLKLVRRHLLERNLLAQNQPSQPEMRDVLTKQDDSEDFFDDDFGQPRISDAIRKRKRRA; encoded by the coding sequence GTGGAAGATTGGCGACAATCGCCGTACGCAGAGATGCACGTGCGCGCGGCCCAGCAGTCGGAAAACCGGTTTCGCTCGGCCGCCCAAACCTCGGATCCCATCGCAGCTGACATTGCTGAGAAGAATGCGGAACTGGTTCAGCAATGGATTGTTCTCGCAGCGGACTACAACCAACTCGCCAGTCGAGTGTACGCAGCGAGCGAACAATTCGAGGCCACACGGACTGACTACGAGGATGTCAATCAGAAGTTGACGCAACACGGTCTGACGCCAACCATTGGTTTGTTGCTGCGTCACAAGAAAGATCAGCTCGAACAATGGCAAATCGAAAACAGTCAAACTGCTTTGGCGAGCGAGGCTCTGGGAAAGTCACGCCAGCAGCAATTGGAATTGGACCTGATCCGATTGGATGGGACGGAACCTGAAAAGCAAGCCACAGAAGTTCTTGCGGCGGCCGGTTACGACGCCACTCGTTATGGCGACCCGTTGCGATTGCAAGTCGAAGAGCTGCTGCGACAACGCAGTGCCTGGATCCGCTCGTTGCAAATCGGATATCAGGATCACCAGCAAAAGATCAGCGAATTGGATTCGATCGCCACTGCATCGCAGGCATTGGCGGACGACTATCGAATGCTGATCGACCGGCACGTCATGTGGATCCGCAGCGATGAGCCACTCGGGCTGAGCGACGCCCAGAATTTGAAGGCTGGGATGGCGGCTTTGTTCGATTCCAACCGCAGCGGAGATTTTGGACCGACCTTTGAACGAAAGATTTCGACCAACCCGGTCGGTGCGATCGGTCTGTTGGTCGGCGTCGTGTTGATTCTGGTGCTGCGTTGGGTTGCCAAGTCGGCACTGATTGCGATTGGAAGTCGGAAACGAATGCGAAAGGCCTCGCCGCACAAACGGAAATTGTTTGCGGGTGTGCTGACGGTCCTGGTCGCTTCAGGAATTCCTGCGATCCTGTTTTGGGTCGGGCGTTGGTTGGGCACGGGCGTGGTTTCCGAAGCAACCTTGCATGCCTCCGATGCCTTTTGTGCTGCCAGTTTGGTGGCTTGGTTGATCGAGGTCCCGCGGCAGTGGCTGCGGGCGGAAGGATACTTGGATCAACACGTCGACATTGAAATGCCTCGTCGACCACGTGCGATGAAGTACCTGACGATCATCGGCATGGGATTGGTCATCGCTGCTTACACGATCACGTTGATGAGTGAAGTGGATCACGGGATGTGGCGTGGTTCGGTTGCTCGCGTGGGATTCATCCTGACGATGTTGTTGGCGGCGTGGACGATGCATTTGACGCTTCGTCCCGTTGGTGGATTCCTGGAACCGTTGATTGAGAAGTTCTGCGGCAGTGTGATTCATCGCGGTCGGTTCTTGATGTACTTGGCCGGCATTGGATTGCCGTTGTTTTTGATTGCTTTGTCCACGCTCGGGTACAGCGTCACCACGCATGAGATCATTCAGCGGATCATCTTCACGGCGGTGACGTTGATGTCGACGGCGATTCTTTGGGCGGGTGTGAAGTATGTGTCCGCCGAAGCCTGGGACTTGCTGACGGGCACGCGTTCGACCAAACAAGCACAGGAAGAGTACGACGAGCCTGAGGCTGGCCGTGTTGCCGGGGCCCTGGGTGAACATTTCTTGGAACTCAAACATCACCTCGCATTCCTATGCCAGTGTGCGTTGGTGCTGAGCGCGGTGGTGTGTTTTGGTTGGCTATGGATCGACGTGTTCCCAAACGTCCGAATGGGAAACCCGGAGCTGTGGACGGTGGACGACACCGTGCAACAAGCCAGCGTCAACGCGATGGGGCAAACCGTCATGCAATCGGTGGTGGAAACGACGCCCGTCACCGCCGTGCATTTGTTGCTGGCCGCGGGCACGTTGTTCGTCGCATTTCAATTGGCCAAGTTGCTGCCAGCCTTGTTTGATGCCTTGGTGCTGCAGCGAGTGTCGTTTGATGAGGGCATGGAACACTTCACGTTGGTGTTGGGGCGGTTCCTGCTGTTCAGTGTTGGGTGCTTCATCGCCTGCAAATGGATCGGAGTCCGTTGGCACACGATCCAGTGGCTGGCCGTTGGTCTGATGATTGGCTTGGGCTTCGGTTTGCAAGACATGGTCCGAAACCTGTTTGGCGGATTCATCGTGTTGTTTGAAAAACCTGCTCGATTGGGTGATTTGATCACGGTTGGGAACTTCACCGGACGCGTCGCGGCACAGCGTCTGAGAACGACCGTGTTGTCGGACGATGACGGTCGCGAAGTGATCATCCCGAACAAGAACTTTGTCAGTGACGACGTGGTCAACTGGATGGGGGCCGGACGCTTGTGTGTGATCCCCATGGAAGTCGCGGTCACGCGAGACGAGCGGCCCGCGGACCTGTGTCGGACCTTGCAGGAATTGATGATCGAGCAGCCCGATGTGCTGCTGACACCGGCTCCTCAAGCCACTTTGGTGTGCGTCGGCCAACGGTCTCAACGAATTGAAGTGCGTGCTTGGATCGAACAAGGGCAAAACGCCGATCGCT